Proteins encoded in a region of the Rhizobium sp. CC-YZS058 genome:
- a CDS encoding aldo/keto reductase, with protein MKYHSFGRMPFTVSNIGFGAWQIGGSWGEISEADGRAALTAALDAGITFIDTADVYGDGRSEKIIAEVLAERSGERPMVATKAGRRLSPHVADGYTKANLEGFIDRSLANLKVECLDLVQLHCPPTEVLYRQEVFEGLAEMQAAGKIAGYGVSVEKVEEALKAIEYPGVVSIQIIYNLFRQRPDHLFFTEARRKNVAVIARVPLASGLLSGKIKAETQFAADDHRNFNRNGEAFDVGETFAGVPFEVGLQAVEEVRTLVPEGASMAAFALRWILMSDAVTVVIPGARNAEQARGNAAAADLAPLSADVMSAAREIYTRLIKPHVHQRW; from the coding sequence GTGAAATATCATTCCTTTGGGCGGATGCCGTTCACCGTCTCCAATATCGGCTTCGGCGCCTGGCAGATCGGTGGATCCTGGGGCGAAATCAGCGAGGCCGATGGCCGCGCGGCGCTGACGGCGGCACTCGATGCCGGCATTACCTTTATCGACACCGCCGATGTCTATGGCGATGGCCGGTCCGAGAAGATCATCGCCGAGGTGCTGGCCGAGCGCTCCGGCGAGCGTCCGATGGTCGCCACCAAGGCCGGGCGCCGGCTGAGCCCGCATGTGGCGGACGGCTACACCAAGGCCAATCTCGAAGGGTTCATCGATCGCAGTCTCGCCAATCTCAAGGTCGAGTGCCTGGACCTCGTCCAGCTCCACTGCCCGCCGACCGAGGTGCTCTATCGCCAGGAGGTGTTCGAAGGCCTGGCCGAGATGCAGGCGGCAGGCAAGATCGCCGGCTATGGCGTATCGGTCGAAAAGGTCGAGGAAGCGCTGAAGGCGATCGAATATCCGGGCGTCGTCAGCATCCAGATCATCTACAACCTGTTCCGCCAGCGTCCGGACCATCTTTTCTTCACCGAAGCGCGGCGGAAGAACGTGGCCGTCATCGCCCGCGTGCCGCTGGCAAGCGGCCTGCTCTCCGGCAAGATCAAGGCCGAGACGCAGTTTGCCGCCGATGACCACCGCAATTTCAACCGCAACGGCGAAGCCTTCGATGTCGGCGAGACCTTCGCAGGCGTACCCTTCGAGGTCGGCCTGCAGGCGGTCGAGGAGGTGCGCACGCTGGTGCCGGAAGGCGCGAGCATGGCCGCCTTCGCGCTACGCTGGATCCTGATGAGCGATGCCGTCACCGTCGTCATCCCCGGCGCCCGCAATGCAGAGCAGGCGCGCGGCAATGCCGCCGCCGCCGACCTGGCGCCGCTTTCGGCCGATGTCATGAGCGCTGCGCGCGAGATCTACACGCGGTTGATAAAGCCGCATGTGCACCAGCGCTGGTAG
- a CDS encoding cytochrome c family protein translates to MRRRSPLERSGLCLAALLAFSFPAWAEGGDAARGAATFKACSNCHVVQGDRTVFGPSLQGVVGRKAGSVPGYRYSEAMLAAGEQGLIWTEADLSAFLSSPKRKVPGTSMRFWGFWSQSSIDDVIAYLKANP, encoded by the coding sequence ATGAGACGGAGATCGCCTCTCGAACGGTCGGGCCTCTGCCTCGCCGCCCTCCTTGCGTTCTCGTTCCCCGCCTGGGCAGAGGGCGGGGATGCGGCACGCGGGGCGGCCACATTCAAGGCCTGCTCCAACTGCCACGTGGTGCAAGGGGATCGCACGGTCTTCGGCCCCAGCCTGCAGGGCGTCGTCGGCCGCAAGGCCGGCAGCGTGCCGGGCTATCGCTATTCCGAGGCGATGTTGGCGGCGGGCGAGCAGGGGCTGATCTGGACCGAGGCCGATCTCTCGGCGTTCCTCTCCAGCCCGAAGCGCAAGGTACCGGGCACGAGCATGCGCTTCTGGGGCTTCTGGTCGCAATCCTCGATCGATGACGTCATCGCCTATCTCAAGGCCAATCCCTGA
- a CDS encoding AraC family transcriptional regulator, which produces MHDPLTEMLRGLRLDGVEYGRCQPSHPFATSFPAKEEAHFHFLAAGHAFLQAPDGGWIELRPGDAVLLPRGDAHVLASKPGLPPVPVGTMPRKTVCDGIIDLQCPCAEKRNTLFFAEMRFNIDKRHPLLQMMPTVMETRNLAASEPTIPPLLDAMMREVDMDRVGAGGILARLADVLTATLIRTWVEHGCGDSSGWLAAVRHPDVGRVLAAIHLDPAQDWSVEALAREMGASRSGFAQRFAEAVGETPARYVARMRMQQAHQWLREGQRVALVAERLGYESEASFSRAFKRIIGTSPSRARSPVAAPLAAAE; this is translated from the coding sequence ATGCATGATCCCTTGACCGAAATGTTGCGCGGTCTTCGGCTCGATGGGGTGGAGTATGGGCGCTGCCAGCCCTCGCATCCCTTCGCCACCAGTTTCCCCGCCAAGGAGGAGGCGCATTTTCATTTTCTTGCGGCCGGGCATGCCTTCCTTCAGGCGCCGGATGGCGGCTGGATCGAGCTGAGACCCGGCGATGCGGTGCTTCTGCCGCGCGGGGATGCGCATGTTCTGGCGAGCAAGCCCGGCCTGCCGCCGGTGCCGGTCGGCACTATGCCGCGCAAGACGGTTTGCGACGGCATTATCGACCTGCAATGCCCCTGCGCGGAAAAGCGCAACACGCTGTTCTTCGCCGAAATGCGCTTCAACATCGACAAGCGCCACCCGCTCCTGCAGATGATGCCGACGGTGATGGAAACACGCAACCTTGCCGCCAGCGAACCGACGATCCCGCCGCTGCTGGACGCGATGATGCGGGAGGTGGATATGGACCGGGTGGGCGCTGGCGGCATCCTGGCCCGGCTCGCCGATGTGCTGACGGCGACGCTGATTCGCACCTGGGTGGAGCACGGCTGCGGCGATTCCTCGGGCTGGTTGGCCGCGGTGCGCCATCCCGATGTCGGCCGGGTGCTTGCCGCCATCCACCTCGATCCGGCGCAGGACTGGAGCGTGGAGGCGCTGGCGCGCGAGATGGGCGCGTCTCGCTCCGGTTTCGCCCAGCGCTTTGCCGAAGCAGTCGGCGAAACGCCGGCGCGCTATGTGGCGCGCATGCGGATGCAGCAGGCGCATCAATGGCTGCGCGAGGGGCAGCGCGTGGCGCTGGTGGCGGAGCGGCTCGGTTACGAGTCGGAAGCCTCCTTCAGCCGCGCCTTCAAGCGGATCATCGGCACCTCCCCCAGCCGTGCCCGCAGCCCGGTCGCCGCGCCCCTTGCCGCGGCCGAATGA
- a CDS encoding MFS transporter, which produces MTAPSLSTLDEDLLADRGDEAPALWAGVASLALGVFGLVTAEFLPASLLTPISQDLGVSLGAAGQTMTVTAVVAAFAGPGIVIGTARQDRRLVLFGLTAALILSSALAATADGLVQLLLARALLGIGLGGFWAMSLALAMRLVPGRLMPRAMAIVMSGVSAATVCAAPIGAYVGDVLGWRAAFVISGVLGLAALLLQILTLPAMPPKGSASLSTMAAVLRRPAIRLGLLTVLLVVSGHFAGFTFVRPFLESGPQMSVAGISATLLAFGIGGFIGNLAGGFLAERNTPRAIIFAASGIAAMAFILAFAGAHAGLVAAVTALWGFFFGALPVSVQSFVTKAAGDEAESAGAMMLTTFQIAISSGAIFGGLIVETQGPAGVFAFTGIAALLGATAITLGSRRPMALSEG; this is translated from the coding sequence ATGACCGCACCTTCCCTTTCCACCCTCGATGAAGATCTGCTCGCCGACCGGGGCGATGAAGCGCCAGCCCTTTGGGCGGGCGTCGCGTCGCTCGCGCTCGGCGTCTTCGGCCTCGTCACCGCCGAGTTCCTTCCCGCCAGCCTGCTGACGCCGATCTCGCAGGATCTCGGCGTCAGCCTCGGCGCCGCCGGCCAGACCATGACGGTCACGGCCGTCGTCGCCGCCTTCGCCGGACCCGGCATCGTCATCGGCACGGCGCGGCAGGATCGCCGCCTCGTGCTTTTCGGCCTGACTGCGGCGCTCATTCTCTCCAGCGCGCTGGCCGCCACGGCCGATGGGCTGGTGCAATTGCTGCTTGCCCGTGCGCTGCTCGGCATCGGGCTCGGCGGCTTCTGGGCCATGTCGCTGGCGCTCGCCATGCGTTTGGTGCCCGGCCGGTTGATGCCGCGCGCCATGGCGATCGTCATGTCCGGCGTCTCGGCCGCCACCGTCTGTGCCGCACCGATCGGCGCCTATGTGGGCGATGTGCTCGGCTGGCGGGCAGCCTTCGTCATTTCTGGCGTCCTCGGTCTCGCCGCGCTGCTCCTGCAGATCCTCACCCTGCCGGCCATGCCGCCCAAGGGCTCGGCGAGCCTTTCGACCATGGCGGCGGTGCTGCGCCGTCCCGCGATCCGGCTCGGGCTTCTGACCGTGCTGCTCGTGGTGTCCGGCCACTTCGCCGGCTTCACCTTCGTCCGCCCCTTCCTCGAAAGCGGGCCGCAGATGAGCGTCGCCGGCATTTCCGCGACCCTGCTCGCCTTCGGCATCGGCGGTTTCATCGGCAATCTGGCCGGCGGGTTCCTGGCCGAGCGCAACACGCCGCGGGCCATCATCTTCGCCGCCAGCGGCATCGCCGCCATGGCCTTCATCCTCGCCTTTGCCGGCGCCCATGCCGGGCTGGTTGCGGCGGTCACCGCGCTTTGGGGCTTCTTCTTCGGCGCACTGCCGGTCAGCGTCCAGAGCTTCGTGACCAAGGCTGCCGGCGACGAGGCGGAAAGCGCCGGGGCGATGATGCTCACGACCTTCCAGATCGCCATTTCCAGCGGCGCGATCTTCGGTGGGCTGATCGTCGAAACCCAGGGGCCGGCCGGCGTCTTCGCCTTCACCGGCATCGCCGCCCTCCTCGGCGCCACCGCCATCACCCTCGGCAGCCGCCGCCCGATGGCGCTCAGCGAAGGCTGA
- a CDS encoding LysR family transcriptional regulator produces the protein MDQISAMRAFVRVVETGNFTRAAATLNIPKTSVTTLVQGLEQHLRTTLLNRTTRRVMVTNDGALYYERAMQILAELDELDSSLSNSQTQPSGRLRVEMAGAFADLIVVPALCDFYEHYPQIRLDIGVGDRLVDYIAENVDCALRAGTPGDQSLIARKVGEMAMVPCAAPLYLERFGMPESPQDLTGSHWAVGYLGAQTGRIYPMEFRRGEELVEITPNYVVSVNDARSYVSAALAGMGVVQSPRFMVAEALRKGELVRILPDWSGESIPLYIVYPQTRHLSNKVRVFVDWLAKLIQSHRAEGL, from the coding sequence ATGGACCAGATCTCGGCAATGCGGGCCTTTGTGCGGGTGGTGGAAACCGGCAACTTCACCCGCGCCGCCGCCACGCTCAACATTCCCAAGACCTCGGTCACCACCCTCGTGCAGGGGCTGGAACAGCATCTGCGCACGACCCTTCTCAACCGCACGACCCGGCGGGTGATGGTGACCAATGACGGCGCGCTTTATTACGAACGCGCCATGCAGATCCTGGCTGAACTCGACGAACTCGATTCCAGCCTGTCCAATTCGCAGACGCAGCCGAGCGGGCGGCTGCGGGTGGAGATGGCCGGCGCCTTCGCCGACCTCATCGTCGTACCGGCGCTCTGCGACTTCTATGAGCACTATCCGCAGATCCGCCTCGATATCGGCGTCGGCGACCGGCTGGTCGATTACATCGCCGAGAACGTCGATTGCGCGCTGCGCGCCGGCACGCCCGGCGACCAGTCGCTGATCGCCCGCAAGGTGGGAGAGATGGCCATGGTGCCCTGCGCCGCCCCGCTCTATCTCGAGCGCTTCGGTATGCCGGAAAGCCCGCAGGACCTGACAGGCAGCCACTGGGCGGTCGGCTATCTCGGCGCGCAGACCGGCCGTATCTACCCCATGGAATTCCGCCGCGGCGAGGAGCTCGTGGAGATCACGCCCAATTACGTGGTTTCGGTCAACGATGCGCGCTCCTATGTCAGCGCGGCGCTCGCAGGCATGGGCGTCGTCCAGTCGCCCCGCTTCATGGTCGCCGAAGCGCTGCGCAAGGGCGAGCTCGTCCGCATTCTGCCCGACTGGTCGGGCGAAAGCATCCCCCTCTACATCGTCTACCCCCAAACCCGCCACCTCTCCAACAAGGTCCGCGTCTTCGTCGACTGGCTTGCCAAGCTGATCCAGAGCCATCGGGCCGAGGGATTGTGA
- a CDS encoding alpha/beta hydrolase, with amino-acid sequence MTGEWREMAVKGQGGVPLSLRLHAPAAVGKCAPLVLFLGGGAFLDKGLPQETGPAVRALGAGGAIVLEADYATASGNGFPQALDTAFEALQHVSAKRKHFGGGVKAPLFVAGTEAGGNVAAGVALKARDQMPGGLTGQILLSPMIDPRMTTHSIRRASEIGMLDRWSDGWRNYLRETLCGTQHPYAAPCLCSRLMGVAPALVLTSEDDPLKDEALGYADRLAQGGSLVRRTILPDSFGWTGIYRGKTGLWVEALRTAFSQFVEELRPGARPGLRAGAVVPT; translated from the coding sequence ATGACCGGCGAGTGGCGCGAGATGGCGGTGAAGGGGCAGGGCGGCGTGCCGCTTTCGCTGCGCCTGCATGCACCGGCGGCGGTCGGCAAATGCGCGCCTCTGGTGCTCTTCCTCGGCGGCGGCGCCTTTCTCGACAAGGGCCTGCCGCAGGAGACCGGCCCTGCGGTGCGCGCGCTCGGCGCCGGCGGCGCCATCGTGCTCGAGGCCGATTACGCCACGGCCTCCGGCAACGGCTTCCCGCAGGCGCTGGACACCGCCTTCGAGGCGCTGCAGCATGTCTCGGCCAAGCGCAAGCACTTCGGCGGCGGGGTCAAGGCGCCGCTCTTCGTGGCGGGCACCGAGGCGGGCGGCAATGTCGCGGCCGGCGTGGCGCTGAAGGCACGAGACCAGATGCCAGGCGGCCTGACGGGGCAAATCCTCCTGTCGCCGATGATCGATCCGCGCATGACCACGCATTCCATCCGCCGGGCGAGCGAGATCGGCATGCTGGACCGCTGGTCGGACGGATGGCGCAACTATCTGCGCGAAACGCTCTGCGGCACCCAGCATCCTTATGCGGCGCCCTGTCTCTGTTCCCGGCTGATGGGGGTTGCCCCCGCACTGGTGCTGACATCCGAGGACGATCCGCTGAAGGACGAGGCGCTCGGCTATGCCGACCGGCTCGCGCAGGGCGGATCGCTGGTGAGGCGGACGATCCTGCCGGACAGTTTCGGCTGGACCGGCATCTACAGGGGCAAGACCGGGCTTTGGGTCGAGGCATTGCGCACGGCCTTCAGCCAGTTTGTCGAGGAGCTTCGGCCCGGCGCCAGGCCGGGTCTGCGGGCGGGGGCCGTCGTCCCCACCTGA